From Toxorhynchites rutilus septentrionalis strain SRP chromosome 2, ASM2978413v1, whole genome shotgun sequence, a single genomic window includes:
- the LOC129769077 gene encoding uncharacterized protein LOC129769077, with product MANYGIFGAAMFLAAMVVISVPRVDSYQLNGEPLLLEFGNFVAADRTCFLKKIFRGQKSPYTLNFNNPANTNIDYIKLESAMTNKKGSVNAEIIRGAVGTISVSLMVSEASGRSTFTNDVQVQMLCP from the exons ATGGCTAATTATGGCATTTTTGGAGCTGCGATGTTTTTGGCGGCGATGGTGGTAATTTCAGTCCCACGAGTGGATTCCTACCAGCTGAACGGAGAACCGCTGCTGTTGGAATTCGGGAATTTTGTGGCCGCGGACAGAACGTGCTTTCTGAAGAAGATCTTCCGGGGGCAGAAGAGTCCATACACGCTGAATTTTAACAAC CCTGCAAATACAAACATTGATTACATCAAACTGGAGTCGGCCATGACCAACAAGAAGGGCTCAGTGAATGCGGAAATTATTCGAGGTGCTGTCGGGACAATCTCGGTCTCTTTGATGGTTTCGGAGGCCAGCGGGAGAAGCACTTTTACCAACGACGTACAAGTGCAGATGCTGTGTCCATAA